GAGACCCCGTTGCCCTTGAACCAAAGATTGATACACAAAGATTGATACAGACTCAACGGCGGGGGCAAACTCCGTTATGATGCTCCCGATCAGATTCACCTGTTTTTCACTCAGTCCATGGTCAGCCATCATTAATCTCCATATAAGCCTCGGACAATTTCTCGTACAGCCCGCCGATACAGTCAAGGTATCTTGCATGTATTTGCTCTATCACAGCTTCGAACTTTTTAAAATCATAGGTGCGACTCAGCTTGTTGTGCGCGTCAAGTGCGCTCATCCAGCCTTCTCCGCCTGATACTAAATTTCCCGCTATAGATTCCTTTAAGACTGCCCTGGGGGTGACTTGACCGAATACCATGTTCTGACTCTCAAGATAGTCCTTCATCGTCTTCCAGGCAAGTTCAATACAGAGTTCAAACCGCTTGATCATGCCTTCTTTTGCGAGCTGGTCCAGTTCCCCGGCCTTGTCTCTCTCCACGGCCTCTCTCAGCAGAAAATAAGGCCGGCTGAAATTGTCGAACCTGTATTGCCATCTCTTTT
This genomic interval from Candidatus Dadabacteria bacterium contains the following:
- a CDS encoding nucleotidyltransferase substrate binding protein, which gives rise to MSSEKKRWQYRFDNFSRPYFLLREAVERDKAGELDQLAKEGMIKRFELCIELAWKTMKDYLESQNMVFGQVTPRAVLKESIAGNLVSGGEGWMSALDAHNKLSRTYDFKKFEAVIEQIHARYLDCIGGLYEKLSEAYMEINDG